The following coding sequences are from one Chloroflexota bacterium window:
- a CDS encoding slipin family protein — protein MAVKIVTEFERGVIFRLGRLIGAKGPGLFLIIPFVDRMVKVDLRVVTMDVPSQEVITKDNVTVRVNAVVYFRVVDPEASVVKVLDHIRATSQISQTTLRNVLGQSELDELLAQREKLNQMLQKIIDEHTDPWGVKVSTVEIKEVELAEEMKRSMAAQAEAERERRAKIIHAEGELQAAEKLAQAAHILGREPAAIQLRFLSTLTEIASEKNSTILFPIPIEFLKAFGRLSSGTKE, from the coding sequence ATGGCGGTAAAAATCGTCACCGAATTTGAAAGGGGTGTTATTTTCCGACTTGGCCGACTGATTGGCGCCAAAGGCCCCGGTCTGTTCCTCATCATCCCGTTCGTTGACAGGATGGTGAAGGTTGACCTGCGCGTGGTAACCATGGATGTCCCATCGCAGGAAGTCATCACCAAGGACAATGTGACCGTCAGGGTGAATGCCGTGGTCTACTTCAGAGTGGTCGACCCTGAGGCGTCCGTGGTCAAAGTTCTTGACCATATAAGGGCCACCTCACAGATTTCACAGACGACCTTACGGAATGTGCTGGGGCAGTCCGAACTTGACGAGCTGCTGGCGCAGAGAGAGAAGCTCAACCAGATGCTGCAGAAGATTATTGACGAACACACTGACCCCTGGGGCGTCAAGGTCAGCACCGTGGAAATCAAGGAAGTTGAGCTGGCCGAAGAGATGAAGCGGTCTATGGCCGCGCAGGCTGAGGCGGAGAGAGAAAGGCGCGCCAAAATCATTCATGCCGAAGGTGAGCTTCAGGCAGCGGAGAAGCTGGCCCAGGCGGCACATATCCTCGGCAGAGAGCCGGCGGCAATTCAGCTTCGCTTCCTATCAACACTGACCGAGATAGCTTCCGAGAAAAACAGCACCATACTATTCCCGATACCTATAGAGTTTCTCAAGGCATTCGGCCGCCTGTCCTCGGGCACGAAAGAATAA
- a CDS encoding serine protease has translation MSIPYIQIDPWLVILVIVAVVAFIAFVIVYGIRAHQLKVSAGREELIGRVAEVTAPMAPKGMVRIEGEQWAAILEKGRAEPGEEVFITKVEGLKLRVTKKE, from the coding sequence ATGAGTATACCTTATATACAAATAGACCCCTGGCTGGTAATCCTGGTTATTGTGGCGGTAGTGGCGTTCATTGCCTTTGTCATCGTTTACGGGATTCGTGCTCACCAGCTGAAGGTATCTGCGGGACGGGAAGAACTGATTGGCAGGGTTGCTGAAGTTACCGCACCAATGGCGCCTAAGGGTATGGTTCGCATTGAGGGTGAACAGTGGGCGGCAATACTGGAGAAAGGAAGGGCTGAGCCCGGGGAGGAGGTGTTTATTACCAAGGTCGAAGGTTTAAAGCTGAGAGTTACCAAGAAAGAGTAA
- a CDS encoding nodulation protein NfeD, translating to MPRIARILLILIGLLLAVSLVARAQTGSSRIDVLTVKGTINPVLTDYISRGIEQAEETGASAVIIQMDTPGGLDTAMRDIIQSIINARVPVVVYVSPAGARAASAGAYITLSAHIAVMAPNTAIGAATPVALGGDGEAQMSEEMKHKIINDAIAYIKDLASRQGRNAEWAEKAVRDGISATSQEALDLNVVDMVVSDIDTLITQLDGRTVTLIDGREVMLNTQGATINYVDMKLIEDFLYTIADPNIAYLLLSLAMLGIMVEIFNPGLIFPGVVGAISLLLAFFSLGVLPVNWAGVLLIALAFGLFIGEVLTTTFGLFTAGGVVALVFGSLILFKGGSPLFRVDPWLIAAVTIGIAGTFAFVINRAIRAHRKQAATGREELVGKRAVVKEALDPEGTVFYKGEHWAAISEKGRIEAGEEVIIIVVDGLTLHVVRKE from the coding sequence ATGCCCCGAATTGCACGCATACTGCTTATCTTAATAGGATTACTGCTGGCGGTTTCGCTTGTTGCCCGCGCCCAGACCGGGAGCTCCAGGATTGATGTGCTAACGGTAAAGGGCACTATTAACCCGGTCCTGACCGATTACATCAGCCGTGGCATTGAGCAGGCAGAGGAGACCGGCGCCAGCGCGGTTATCATTCAGATGGACACTCCCGGCGGCCTGGACACTGCGATGCGCGATATCATCCAGAGCATTATCAATGCCAGAGTCCCGGTGGTTGTTTATGTCTCTCCAGCCGGGGCACGGGCTGCTTCTGCCGGTGCCTACATCACCCTCTCCGCCCATATTGCGGTCATGGCACCGAACACGGCTATCGGCGCTGCCACACCCGTTGCGCTTGGTGGCGATGGCGAAGCCCAGATGTCCGAGGAAATGAAGCACAAGATAATCAATGACGCCATTGCCTACATCAAGGACCTTGCCTCAAGGCAAGGACGCAATGCGGAATGGGCGGAGAAAGCCGTCCGCGATGGCATCTCCGCCACCTCGCAGGAAGCACTGGACCTGAACGTCGTCGATATGGTTGTCTCCGATATTGATACCCTGATAACCCAGCTTGACGGGCGAACAGTCACCCTCATTGATGGCCGCGAAGTTATGCTGAATACGCAGGGGGCCACAATCAACTATGTCGATATGAAGCTTATTGAGGACTTTCTCTATACCATCGCCGACCCGAATATCGCCTACTTGCTGCTCAGTCTGGCCATGCTGGGCATCATGGTCGAAATCTTCAATCCGGGACTTATTTTCCCCGGTGTGGTCGGCGCCATCAGCCTGCTGCTTGCCTTCTTCTCACTGGGCGTACTGCCGGTCAACTGGGCCGGTGTCCTGCTCATCGCCCTGGCTTTTGGCCTCTTTATCGGTGAGGTGCTGACGACCACCTTCGGCCTTTTCACCGCGGGAGGAGTTGTTGCGCTGGTCTTCGGTTCACTCATACTGTTCAAGGGCGGCTCGCCGCTGTTCCGGGTTGACCCGTGGCTTATCGCGGCCGTTACCATTGGTATCGCGGGTACATTTGCCTTCGTAATCAACCGGGCGATACGTGCCCATCGCAAGCAGGCTGCGACAGGCCGTGAAGAACTGGTTGGCAAACGTGCCGTCGTAAAAGAGGCACTTGACCCGGAAGGAACCGTCTTTTACAAGGGAGAACACTGGGCAGCTATATCGGAAAAAGGTCGAATCGAGGCCGGTGAAGAAGTGATTATCATCGTTGTTGATGGCCTGACACTACACGTTGTGAGGAAAGAATAA